One part of the Segnochrobactrum spirostomi genome encodes these proteins:
- the cpdR gene encoding cell cycle two-component system response regulator CpdR yields the protein MSRILLAEDDSDMRRFLAKALEKAGYDVVSFDNGLSAYERLREEPFSLLLTDIVMPEMDGIELARRATRLDPDLKVMFITGFAAVALNPDSQAPKDAKILSKPFHLRELVREVERLLAA from the coding sequence ATGTCGCGAATCCTGCTTGCCGAGGATGATTCGGACATGCGCCGCTTCCTCGCCAAGGCGCTGGAAAAGGCCGGCTATGACGTCGTCTCCTTCGACAACGGGCTGTCGGCCTACGAGCGGCTGCGCGAGGAACCGTTCTCGCTGCTCCTCACCGACATCGTGATGCCGGAGATGGACGGCATCGAACTCGCCCGCCGCGCCACCCGCCTCGATCCCGATCTCAAGGTGATGTTCATCACCGGCTTCGCCGCGGTCGCGCTCAATCCGGATTCGCAGGCGCCGAAGGATGCCAAGATCCTGTCGAAGCCGTTCCACCTGCGCGAACTCGTGCGGGAAGTGGAGCGCCTGCTCGCGGCGTAA